The sequence CTCATTTCTGCTGCTGACGTTCGGCCTCTACGAGCCCACGCTGCGCGCCGTGGACGAGCTCGACCTCGCCTACCTGGGCGTCTTCGCCCTCGGCATGGCGCTGGGCATGGTGGTGGTGGTGAAGCTGCTGAAGTGGTTGCTGGACCACCACCACACCATCACCCTGGCGATCCTGACCGGTGTCATGATCGGCGGGCTGCGGACCTTGTGGCCCTGGCAGGATGAGGCTCGGGGGCTCTTCACCCCCGGGGACGACGCCGGCCCGGCCACCCTACTGGCCTTGGCCGGTTTCGCGGTGGTCGCCCTCCTGCTGGTGGTGGACGCCCGGGTGCAGCGGCGGTTCCTGCGCGAGCACGACGCGCACACCGGCGCCGTGAGGGGCTGAGCCGGGGGCGACCGCCAGCTGCGTACAACCGCGGTCAGAACGGGCGGCTCAGAACCGGCTCAAAACGGGCGGCAACGCGCCAGATCCGGGAAGACTGCCCGCAGCAGCGGCGCGATGCCGTGGCCGGCCGGGGCCTCCGGGGCGGCCGGGTCCATCCAAACCAGTTCCTCGATCTCGGCGTTGGCCTCCGGGACCTCGTTACGGGCCAGCGGACGCAGGAGGACGAAGACCTCCGAGTGGAGCTGGTGCCCGTTCTCATTGGCGGCCGGGGTGTCCCAGGCACCGATGTGCTCCAGGTCCTCCGGGGGCACGGCCAGACTCGTCTCCTCCGCCAGCTCGCGGATCGCGGTGTCCAACGGGGCCTCGTCGTCCTGGTGTTTGCCCCCGGGGAACATGAACATGGTGGTGCCGGCCTTGCGCACCGTCAGCACCTTGCCGTCCGGACGGTACAGGACCACCGCGGCAACCTCGATCGGCTGGGTGGCGCTGGATCCGTCCGGAACTGAGTTCTGCATCCCCCCATCTTCTCGCGGCCGCCGCGAAAAGGTTGAAAATGTCAGCGAGGGCGTGTTGTACCCGGCGGTAGGCGCTCCGGGACGGTGGCGCGGACAGGGCGGGACGAGCTCTGCCGCCGAGGGCCGCGGAGTGTCAGGCCTCGTCGTAGAGGCGGAACGCCATGGTCCCGTGGGTGACCGCCGCGCCCGCTCCCAGGGCGGCGGCGATCATGCTCGCCTCGGCGACCTGAGCCTTGGTGGCGCCGGCCTTCTTCGCCTGAGTGACGTGGACCTGGATGCAGTACGGGCACTGGGAGGAGATCGCGACACCCACGGCGATGAGCTCACGGTTCAGCAGGTCGATCGCCCCGCCCTCCCGGCCGATGCTTCCATCGAACTTGGCATAGGCGGCGAACTCGGGGCCGGCCAGTTCCTTGTACTCGCTCAGCCGGTCGAGGTCTTCTGGGGAGTGGTAATGGGTCGTCATGGGGATGGTCCTTCCGATCTGTTGAGGGGTAGGTCCCGGTGGGCGTCATGCTCTCATGGGCCGGGGAGCGCGGTCTACCGGCTGGTCTACATCCGGACCGTGCCGTCGAGCACCGTGACGCAGTCCCCGCCCACCCAGATGGTCTCCGGGTCCGTGGCGTCCTGCTCCACGTGGACCCGTCCGGCGCGCGCCAGGGCCGTGCCCTGCGCGGCCACGTACCGCGCTGGCAGCCGCCCCGCACCGATGAGCCACTGGGCCAGCCCCGCGTTGAGGCTGCCGGTCACCGGGTCCTCCGGGATCCCCAGGCCGGGGACGAAGGCACGGACCTCGACGTCGGCCGGGGCCGCCACGGACCGGTGCGGTCCCACGAGGCCGATCTTCAGTTCCGACCCGGCCTGCGAGGCGGCGCGGAGCACGGCCTCGGCATCCGTGAGCAGCAGGCCCATCCAGCCGGGGCCGTTGTCCACCCAGGCCGCGTCCACCAGGTCGGTCTGTTCCAGCCCCACCTCGGTCAGGGCGCGGTCCACGTCGGCGGGGTCTACTGGACCGGAGCGCGCCAGGGGCGGGGCGGCGAAGGCGAGCCGGCCGGCGTCGTGGGCTCGTCCGTCCCCCTGCTCCAGGCGCAGTGTGATCAGGCCCGCCGCACACTCCTGCGCTACCCGCCCCTCCGTCGCCGGGCGGCCGCCGGCGACTAGCCAGGCGTGCGCCGAGCCGAGCGTCGGATGGCCGGCGAAGGGCAGCTCGCCACCCGGGGTGAAGATGCGCAGCCGGTAGTCGGCGGCGGGATCCGTGGGGGTGAGCAGGAAGGTGGTCTCGGAGAGGTTGGTCCACCGGGCGAAGGCCGCCATCTGTTCCTCGGCCACCCCGTCCGCCGCGTGCACCACGGCCACCGGGTTACCGGCCAGCGGCTCCGCGGAGAACACGTTGACCTGGGAGAAGGGGCGCGTGGTGAGGCGTGGCGCGGGGGCCGCGGGCTGGTCCATGCGCCGAGTGTAGCTTCGGCCCGGATGACGCCGTGCCCTGTGGCCTAAGGTGGGACCGTGAACCACCTCTGGGAACTCATCCACACCGAACGCGCGGCACTCGCGGACGACCTGGCGGGCCTAGACGAGGAGCAGTGGCAGTTGCACACCCTGTCCACAGCGTGGACGGTGGAGCAGGCCGTGGCGCACCTGACGGCGGGGGCCTCGACCGGTTTCTGGGCGTGGATCCGCAGCATCGTGGGGGCGGGGTTCAATGCGGATAGGCACAACCAGCGGCGGCTCGAGGAACGGCTGGGCGCCACGCCGGCAGGGACGCTGGAGCAGTTCCGCGCCACCATTGACTCCACCGTCTCGCCGAACGGGACCCTGCAGGCCTGGCTGGGCGAGGTGGTCATCCACGGCGAGGACATCCGCGTGCCACTGGGCCTGCGCCGGACCTACCCGGACGAGGTCCTGGTGACGCTGCTCGACTTCTTCGAGTCCTCGAACTTCACGGTCCCCTCGAAGGCCCGCGCCCGGGGGCTAACCCTGGTGGCCCGGGACGTGCACCACTGGGTGGGTGCCGGCCCGGAGGTGGAGGGCACCGCCCTGGACCTCATCATGGCCATGGCCGGGCGACCGGTTCCCGCCGAGCGGTTCCGCGGGGCGGGAGCGCTCGACTTCGACGCCCGCGGCCACGAACCCTCCCAGCGCCGCTGAGGGGTCAGGCGTCCGAGACCGTGAACCGGGTGTTGCGGTAGGACGGATTCTGCAGTTCGTCGAGGATGCCCACGGCCATGGTGCCGGCGGTGGTGTGGGATCCCCCGTCCGCGGCGGTCAGCAGGGAGTCCTGGCCCACCTGCGGCGTGGTGGCCTCGCCGGGGGTGAACATCATCTGCGGGGAGACCCCCACCCAGTCCACCGAGTCCACGGCGCGCAGGTACTCCAGCTGCTCCAGGGCCGCCTCGGGGATGCTGATCCAGGCCTCGGAGCCAGGAGCCTTCCGGATGTCCTCGATCGCGAGCCGGCCGGTCTCCGGATTGGTCAGGGAACCGGCACCGAGGATGAACAGCAGCCGCGGGGACGCCTGATCCGAGGCTGGCGCCGCCTGTACCAGCTGGCGCGTCAGGTCGTTGTGGGTGTGGGCCTGGTCCGGCGAGGTGCCGAAGGCATCCACCACCGCGTCGAAGCCGGCCAGGTCCGCGGCGGTCAGGTCGAAGGCGTCCTTCTCCACGACGGCGGCCTCGGCCCCCAGCAGTTCCCTCGCCTTGGCGGCGTCGCGGACGATCGCCACGGCCTCCTCGCCGCGGCGCGCGGCCTCGCGGTAGATCTCCTGTCCGGCCATGCCGGTGGCCCCGATGATGCCGATCTTCATGCTGTGCTCCTGTTCGACGACGTGTCCATTCTTAGGGGGAACAGCGCGGGGACGGGGGAACAGCGCGGGGACGAGGTCTCTTCCCACCACACGGAAAACGGTGCGGGATCACCCGAAGGCCAGCGACCCGGCAATGAAGACCATGACCGAGCCGACCACGATGTCCACCATCTTCCACGTCCGTGGGGTGTCCAGCAGCGGGGCCAAGGCGCGGACGCCGAAGCCCAGGGTGAGGAACCAGATCGCCGAGCCGGTCAGGGCGCCGCCGGCGAAGATCCACTTCTCGGCCCCGTAGGAGTTGGCCAGGGTGCCCAGCATGACCACCGTGTCCAGGATCGCGTGCGGGTTCAGCAGGGACACGGACAGTGCCGTCAGCACCACGGTCCACACCGGCGTCAGCGCCCGCTGCCGCCCGCCGGAGCGGTCCATCCGCACGGACAGCCGCTGCCGGTCCGAGACCACGGACAGCGTGCCGGTCGCCGGCCCTCCGGCGGCCCCTGTCCCGCGCCCGACGCCGGCTCCGGCCCCCACCAGCGCGGGCTCGCCCCCGGGTGCGCACCCCTCCCCCGCGTCGTCGGCGACGGCGGCGCCCGGCCGTGCACCGCCGACGTGCTCTGCGTCTGCCTCATCCCCGTCATCCGCGCTCACCGCCATGGACCGCCGCGCGCCGAAGGCGGAGCGGAAGGATGAGTACGCGAACCAGAGCAGGTAGGCCACGCCGCCCCACTTGAGGACCTCCAGCAGCCACGGGGCGTTCTCGGTGATCACGCCGACACCGGCCGTCCCGGCCGTGATCAGCACGATGTCTCCCACCAGACAGACGGCGAGTGCCAGCAGGAGCCGGTCGCGTCGGATGGCCTGGCGCATGATGAACAGGCTCTGGGCACCGATGGCCACAATGAGGGCGAGGCAGGTCAGCAGACCAGTCAGGAAGATCGTCACGCAGCCACGTTAGGGGCGCCGAGACATCCGTTCCACCTACATATCCTTCAGGGTATTAAGCTTTACTTCATGAATACCGAGCACCTGCGGGCCCTCGCCGCCGCCGTGGACGAGGGGACCTTCGACGCCGCCGCCGCGCTCCTGCGCATCTCCGGATCGGCCTTCTCCCAGCGCATCAAGGCCCTGGAGAGGGACGCCGGCCAGGTCCTGCTCACGCGCACCGTCCCGGTCGGCACCACGGCCGCCGGGGACCGGATGCTGCGCCTCGCCCGGCAGGTGACAGTGCTGGAGGATGAGACGAGGCGCTCCCTCGGCCAGGGCACCGGCGGGCGCACGGTGCTGTCCGTGGCGGTCAACGCCGACTCGATGGCGACCTGGTTCGTGGAGGTGCTGCGGCAGGCCGCCACCTGGGATGACGCCGTGCTGCAACTGCACCTTGAGGACCAGGAGCACACCCACGAGCTGTTGCGCTCCGGCACGGTCATCGCGGCCATCACGGAGGACCCCTCCCCCGTCTCCGGCTGCCTCTCCATGGAGCTCGGTGCCATGGACTACCACGCGGTGGCGGCGTCCGCCCTGCTGGACCGGTACCGGCGCGAGGACGGATCCGTGGATTTCGATGCCGTTCCCGTGCAGGAGTTCGGCACCCGGGACAATCTGCAGCGCAGTCGGCTGGCCGCCTGGCGCGCCGACCAGGCCAGCCGAGGATCCTCCGTGACCGGAGGGGGCAGCAGGGGCACGCGCGGCGACCAGAGGGGCAGTCAGAGCGGCGGCCGGAGCGGCGACGATGGGATGAGTGAGGCCGGACCCCCGCGCCATCAGGTCCCCACCGTCGGTGGGTTCAACGCGGCAGTGGCCGCGGGACTGGGCTGGGGCATGATCCCTGCCGGACAGCTGCCGGAGGGGGTCCTGGAGGGCACTCACTCGGACCTGGTGGCCATCCCTGAGCTGGGCCAGTCACGGGTGGCCCTGCACTGGCAGCGCTGGACCGCCGGGACTGAGGCGCTGGACCGGCTCACCGCCGCGGTGCAGCAGGCGGCACGCCACATGGCGTGAACGCGCAGCCGACGGCCCGTCGCGCGGTCGCCTGAGCCCGGCCCGGCGGGACGCAACATGGCCTGAGTGCTCGAGGCGATGGTGTGGACTGGGAACCCGGACGGCCCTCAGGCCGGCCCAGATCTTCCCCTCTGATCTCACACCTCACTTGCGAAGGACTCCGCATGTCCCAGACCGTTCGGTCCTCCCCCGCCCGCGTGCTCCTTCTGGGTTTTGGCGCCATCGGCCGCCACGTCGCCACCCTGCTGGCACCGGAGCGGGACGCCGGCCTACTCCAGCTGCGGGCGGCCGAGCGCGATGTGGCCGCTCACGGGCACCGGGCCGTCCCGGGAGTCGAGCTGGTCACCACCGGCCAGGACACCGACTGCCCCACCTGGCCCGAGGCATTGGCGGAGGCCGACCTGGTGGTGGAGTGCGCCGGCGTCACCGCCGCAGGCGAGTACGGCCCCGAGATCATCGCCGCGGGGACCGACCTGGTCCTGACCAGCGTCGGGGCCCTCGCCGATGCGGACCTGGCCCGGACGCTGCTGGCCGGCCCCGGGCGACTCTGGGTCACCAGCGGGGCCATCGGTGGCTTCGACGTCCTCGCCGCGGCAGCCGATGCGGACGGCCTGGACTCGGTCCGCATCCGCACCTCCAAACTCCCCACGTCCCTGATCCGGCCGTGGATGACTCCGGCTGAGCAGGACCGCCTGCACGCGCTGCGGCCCGAGGACGGCCCTGTGACGGTTTTCGCCGGCGGTCCCGCCGAGGCCATCGAGCGGTTCCCGGCCAACGTCAACGTCGCCGTCGGACTGGCATGGGCCACGCGCGGGAGGGCGGGGGCCGGCGTCGGGATGACCGGTGGTGGCGTCGGAGTTGGCTGTGTTGACATGCCGGAGGACGTGGCCCTGCTGCGTCGGTCCCTGGGGCGGGTCCGGGTGGAGCTCGTGGCCGATGCGGCCGCCGTCCGCAGCCGTCACGAGATCCTGGCCACCGGTCCTGCCGGTCGGATCGAGCTCACCTTCGAGTCGGCGCCCAGTCCGGAGAACCCCAAGACGTCCGGCATGACGGCCCTCTCGGTGACCCGCACGATCCGTGAGGCCCTCGCCCGGCGCGGCTAGGGGATGCGGGAATCCGCCGGGATCGCGTACTCGGTGCCCGTCGCGGTGCGCTCCAGCAGGGACGCGTCCACGAGGTAGCGGCGCAGCATCGCCACGTCCGGGTGGAACACGTGCAACCGCTGGTTCAGTTGCGGTTCGGTGAGGACCTCGTCCGGCCCCAAGGCGTGATCGCGCACCCACCGCAGCACCTCGGTGCGCTCGGCCGCCGAGGCCGGCATCGCCTCGATCCGGGGTCCGCGCCCGTCCACCAGGAACTTCCCGACGCCGCCCCTCGCCTCCCGCTGCCCACCACGGGCGCTCACGGTGAGGGGCGCCCGCAGGGCGTTGCCGTCCACGGTGACGGAACCGATGTCATCCTCCATCAGGATGCCGAGCTTCAGCCAGCCCTCCACGGACTTCTGCTCCTTGGTGGTCAGGTCGCCGCGGGCCACGGGGTCGAGGATGTTGAGGGCAGCCCGGGCGAAGACCGTGCGGGCGGCCTCGTTGCCCAGGGCGGCGAGGATCGGCTTCCAGTCGGGGGCGGCGTCGGAGGGGTGCGGGGACGGGGCGGCGGGAGTGTTGGCTGGATCACTCATGAGTCCAGTATTGCCCACACCCGGGACAACAGACAGGGTCTTCCATGCTTGCCCCTGTCCCCGCGGTCCGGCACAGTGCAGGGACAGGACCTCATGCCGCCCGCACCCCGAAGGGACCCCACCCATGGACCGTGAGACGGACCTGGATCCGGAAGCCCGGCCGACGACACTGCAGGATGACCGGGTGGTCAGCCGTCCGGGCACCGGGCCGGACGCAGATCCGGGCGCCGATGCCGCAATCCGGGAGCTCGAGCAGCAGCTGCGCGGTGAGGTGCACACCTCCACGCTCCGCCGCGCCCTGTACAGCTCGGACGCCTCCAACTACCGGATCGCCCCACGGGTGGTGGTCTGCCCGCTGGACGAGGCCGACGTCGTGACCGCCGTCCGGATCGCGGCCCGGCACGGGCTGCCCGTGACCGTGCGGGGCGGGGGCACCTCCATCGCGGGCAACGCCGTCGGCCCCGGGCTGATCCTGGATGTGGGGAAGCACCTGCATCGGATCGTGGGGATCGACGCTCAGGCCCGCTCCGCCGTCGTGCAGCCGGGGGTGGTGCTGACCGATCTACAGGCCGCCGCGGCGCCGCACGGACTGCGGTTCGGGCCGGACCCGTCCTCGGCGAGCCGCTGCACCATCGGCGGGATGATCGGCAACAACGCGTGTGGCCCCCACGGACTCGCCTACGGTCGGACCGCGGACAATGTCCGCCGCCTGCGCTGGCTGCTGCCGAACGGGCGGATCCTGGACGTGGTGCCGGGGCGCGATGCTGTGGATCAGGTGCCCGGGCTGGAATCCTTCATCCAACGGCACCTCGAGCTGCTGCGCACCGAGCTGGGCCGGTTCAACCGCCAGATCTCCGGCTACAGCCTCGAACACCTGTTGCCGGAGAACGGCCGCAACCTGGCCGCCGCCCTCGCCGGGACGGAGGGCACGTGCGGGGTGCTGCTCGAGGCAGAGGTGGACCTGGTGCCCCGGGCGCCGGCGCCGGCGCTGGCGGTCATCGGCTACCCGGACATGCCCGCGGCGGCCGACGACGTCCCCTCCCTGCTGCCCCATCGGCCGCTGGCGCTGGAGGGCCTGTCCGGCGAGATGGTCGAGGTGGTGCGGCGGTCCCCCGGCGGTGACGATGTGCCGGAGTTGCCGGCCGGCGGCGGCTGGCTGATGGTCGAGGTCGGCGGGGCGGACACGGCCGAGGCGGTGGCCGCCGCGGAGGCGATGGTCCGTGCCGCCCACGGCCTGGAAGCGGTGGTGCTGCCCTCCGGTCCGGAGGCCGCCCGGCTGTGGCAGATCCGCGCGGACGGCTCCGGGCTGGCGGTGCGGACGGCCACGGGCGCCCACGCGTGGCCCGGCTGGGAGGACGCCGCCGTGCCGCCGGAGCACCTCGGGTCCTACTTGCGGGACCTGAAGGAGCTCATGGACGATCGCGGCCTCTCCGGCCTGGCCTACGGGCACTTCGGCGACGGCTGCATCCACATGCGCATCGACTTCCCCTTCGCCTCCGGCTCCTCCGAGTTCCGGGAGTTCATGGAGTCCGCCGCGCAGCTGGTGGCCCGCTACGGCGGGTCCCTGGCCGGTGAGCACGGAGACGGGCGGGCGCGCAGCGAACTGTTGCCGGCCATGTACTCGCCGCAGGCCCTGGACGCCTTTGCCCAGTTCAAGGCCCTGCTCGACCCGGCGGGGCTAATGAACCCGGGGGTGCTGGTGGACCCGGATCCGATCGACGCGGCCCTGCGCCGCCCCGCCTCCTCCGAGCAGCGGGCCGCGGACGGCTTCGCCTTCGCCGACGACGACGGCTCGGTCGCCGACGCCGTGCACCGCTGCGTGGGTATCGGCAAGTGCCGGGCGGACCTGCGCGAGCAGGGCACCTTCATGTGCCCGTCCTACCTGGCGACCGGGGATGACAAGGACTCGACGCGCGGGCGGGCCCGGGTGCTGCAGGAGATGCTCAACGGCGGGGTGGTCACGCTCGGGTGGGAGTCCCCCGAGGTCCATGAGGCTCTGGACCTGTGCCTGTCCTGCAAGGCCTGCGCCAGCGACTGCCCCACCGGCGTGGACATGGCCACCTACAAGTCCGAGACCCTGCACCGGACCTACCGCGGGAAAGTCCGTCCGCTGGCCCACTACACCCTGGGGCGCCTGCCCTTCTGGCTGCGGCTCGCAGCACCCATGGCACCGCTGGTCAACGCTGCCGGCCGGGTACCGGTGCTGCGCCGGACCATGATGGCGCTGATGGGGGCGGACGCCCGGCGGTCCCTGCCCCAGCTGCCGCGGGCGCCCTTCCGCTGGTCCGCGGCGGCTCGGTCGGCCTCGGGGCACGGCGCCGGCGGGGCGCCCGCCGCTGATGGTCCGGTGGCGACGTCGGGGCACACGGCGGCGACGCTCGCGCCGGACGGCACCGGCCGGCGTCGGGTGGTGCTGTGGGTGGACTCCTTCTCGGACGCCCTGTCTCCGGAGATCCCCGCGGATGCCCTCGAGGTGCTGGACGCCGCCGGGTGCGATGTGCAGGTGGTCGGGCAGTCCACCGGTGAGCAGGCCTGCTGCGGGCTGACGCTGATCTCGACCGGACAGCTCACGGCGGCCAAGGAGAAGCTGCGCCGGACCGTGGAGATCTTGCTGCCGCACGTGCGGGCCGGGCGGGCCGTCGTCGGGCTGGAGCCCAGCTGCACTGCCACGCTGCGCTCGGACCTCGTGGAACTGCTGCCCGAGCACCCCGGCGCACGAGAGGTGGCGACGGCCGTGCGGACGGTGGCCGAGCTGCTGACCGAACTCGACTGGACGCCACCCCGGGCCCAGGGTGCGGACGGGAGGCTCCTGGTCCAGTCGCACTGCCACCACCATGCGGTCATGGGCTATTCGGCCGACGAGGCGATCCTGGACGCCATGGGCTGCGACGTGGAGACCTCCAACGGCTGCTGTGGCCTGGCCGGGAACTTCGGCATGGAGCAGGGACACTACGAGATCTCGGAGACGATCGCCCGCCAGGGCATCTTGGCGAAGGCAGACGCCGCCCCGGACCGGGCCCTGCTGGCCGACGGCTTCTCCTGCCGCACCCAGGTGAAGGACCTGGCGGGTCTCGACGGCCGGCATTTGGTCCAGGTGATCGCGACGGCGCTCCGGGACCGATGAGTGACCGCCTCAAGGATGCGATTGACCTTCACTGAAGGAGAAGTAATCGATAGGATTGAATCCTACTCGAGGAGATTCAGGGCATGAGGACCACCAAGCAAATGAGCGTGACGCTTCCTGTTGAGATGGCCGCCATGGTGCGGGCGAAGGTGTCCTCCGGTGAGTACGCCTCCGAAAGTGAGGTCATACGCGAGGGCCTGCGCGCGCTGAGTGCACATGACCGAGCGGTCAACGAATGGCTCAAGGCCGAAGTCGCCTCTGCCTACGACCAGCTCGACGAGGACCCCAGCCGGCTGCAGTCCATAGAGGACGTACGCGCCCGGCTCCGCCCCCACTCAAAAGGGTGAGCTACACCGTCGGGTTTAGCCCAGAGGCCACCGGACATCTCGAAGAACTACGTGACTACATCACTTCTCGTTCATCCCCTGAGGTTGCCGACGGCTACATCGAGGACATTCTCAGCCTCTGCGAGAGCCTGACTGACTTCCCCTTCAGAGGCACCCAACGCGATGACATCCGACCGGGAATTCGAACGCTGGGGTTTCGTCGCCGGGTGGTGATTGCCTTCAGGATCAATGAGAAGTCCCACCAGATCGAGGTGCTCGGCGCCTTCTACGGGGGCCGCGATCTCCCCGCGATGTTGGACTGACAAGACTCGTCCTTAAATCGTCCGCCCGTCTCCTTACGGTGGTCCCACGAGATCCTGGAGAGAAAGAGACGGGTATGTCTACAGTCGCGAAGACGTGGCAGCCGATGCTACAACTACTCGAACAGTTCGAGTTTTGGCCCGTACATGCACAGCCAGGTCGATGGCGTGTATTCGGATCGTCACTGTCGCTGATCATCGGAGGCTTCGGGATGCTCGTCTGGGCGACGAGCCGTGACTCGATTCATGCCGGAATCCTCGGGCTTCTCACACCCCTCGTGTCTGCGGCACTCATTCTGCTTGGAACGTGTCTCTTCGCGTGGTCGATTCCGAGTCCTTGGTTCGCCAGAATCTCCGCTGCGTTGGACCGATTCTCGTGGAATTTCACGCTGACGCTCTCGATCCTTTCGACGGCTTGTCTCTTCATGCTCTCCGCAGTGGCTATCGCGGGGTCGATGACGAATCAACTGGGCAGAGAAGATCTGTTGCTCTCCGCAGTGCTGGCCACCGCATTGGCCTTTGGGGTCTTCGGCCTTGGAGGAAGTACCATTCGAATAGGCCTCAGCTCTCACCGCGCTCGCATTCGCAATGCTGTCTGGGCACGCTGGTCGGCTTCCATAGCCCTCATCTGCCTCACTGCCGTGCTGGCTTCCTTCTTACCCCCGGGCGTGGATCTGATTGCGATCACGCTTCCCGCGACGTTGGCAATTCTGGGTTCTCACTATCAACGCGCGCGGAGCTTCGACGACGAGGTCAGGTCCTTTATGGCCACGGCCAATAACATTCGACAAGCTGGATTCATTGCCGCCCGCACCCCGGAAGACCCGGCTGCCGTGGCGAAATTGTACGACCATATTCGTGATCTCCAGCTGACACTGGTCTCGCGACCTCGGGTGTCGGCCCCTGCCTTGACGGCGCACGGATTTGTTGCTTTGTGCTCGATAGCGGACTCTCGTGCCACCGGCCGGGACCTTGGGCAACTGAAGTTGACGGGAGCAGAGCGAAACAAGATGGCTCTCACGGTATTCGGATTGAGCGATTCTGACTTCGCGATGGGAACTGCTCAGATCTTCGACGGCCTCCTCCAGCAAACTGCCAAGGGATTGGCACCCTCGATAGCCAAAACCAGTCCTCTGCTCAAGGACGTCCTCGAGGCCACAGCGCTTCCACGACCTGTTCCCATCGATCGCTCAGAGCCTTCCGCCGAGAGTAAGTCTCCGCAGCGTGGCTTCCGGAGACTGTTTAAGACGCACAGTCGCGGTAGTCAATGTCAGGAACCGGCGAGCATGTCCAGGACCATCGGTTTGACCTTCGAGCCGTAGAGCTCGATCGAGTCCATCATGTACTCGTGGGGCAGGTGTCCGTTCCCGTACTTCATGCCGAAGCGGCCGGCGTCAAGCGTCCGGATGCTCCGGGTCACCTTGCGCGCCACCGTCTCCGGGGAGCCGAGGTGCAGGGCCCCATGGGTGATCTCTTGACGAAACTGAGTGGGAGTCGGGGCGGGCCAGCCGCGCTCGGCACCCATCTTGGTCATGGAGGCCTCCCAGTACGAGTAGTACCGTTCGGCTGCCTCCTCGTCGGTGGCTGCAACGAAGCCGTGGGAGTGGAGGGCCACCCGGCGCGGATCGAAGCCACGGGCCTCGATCTCGCGGCGGTAGAGCTGCGCGAAGGGCCTGAACCGGTCCGGGGTGCCGCCGATGATCGCCAGCTCCAGTCCCAGCCCGTAGGTGGCCGCGCGCACCACCGAGGTCGGGGTGCCACCCACCGCCACCCAGGCGGGCAGGCCGAACTCGTGAGCCGTCGTCGGGAACACCGACTGGCGCTGCAGGGCGGCCCGGGTGTTGCCCTGCCAGGTCACCGGCTTCTCGGTGCGCAGGCGGGCGAAGAGGTCCAGTTTCTCCTCATAGAGCATCTCGTAATCGGAGAGCTCATAGCCGAACAGCGGGAAGGACTCGATGAAGGAGCCACGGCCCAGCGAAACCTCGGCGCGGCCGTTCGAGACGGCATCCAGGGTGGCGAAACGCTGGTACACGCGGACCGGGTCATCCGAGGACAGCACGGTGACGGCCGAGATGAGCTTGAGGTGCTCGGTTTGTCCGGCGATCGCGGACAGGACCATCTCCGGCGAGGACACCGCGAAGTCGGGGCGGTGGTGTTCGCCGATGCCGATGACGTCCACACCGGCCTGGTCTGCCATGACGGCCTCGGCCACGACGTTGCGGAGGACCTCGGGGTGCTCGAGCCGCTGACCGTCGAGGCCCTGCGTGACATCGCCGAAAGTGTGCAGGCCGAACTCGACCGTGCCGGCCGGCACGGAGTCGGCGCGCTCGGTGGACGGATTGGGCCGCGGGGCGGCGAGCGCCGCAGGCTGCGCTGTGGGTTGGGCGGCAGGACTGGGCGCGGGTTGTTGCTGGGGGCTGGGGTTCTCGGTCACATCAGGGTGAACACTGGACCTGACCAGTTACATTCCTTGAGATTTGTACTTCTTTTCGGGCGGCCCTCCATAGAGCCGGGAGTTGCCGTGGCGATCCCGGACAGGATTGCCACGGCAACTCCCGACTCGATGGCCGGACACGGACTACGGCAGGGGGAACGAGCCGGTGCCGAAGAGGATTCGCCGCGCCAGCGCCTGGCCCGGCGGCGTCCTCAACACGGTGAAGGCGCTCGAGGCGAGGGCCGGCGTGCGCAGGCCGTCCAGGCCCTTGCGCAGGAGCAGCCGCTTGCGGAAGCGGGCCCTCAAGGCACGGCCGTCATAGGCCTGCAGCTTGGCAGCGCGGCCGGACCTGAGGGCGGCGTCCAGGATCTCGGCGGCATGCCCG comes from Citricoccus muralis and encodes:
- a CDS encoding maleylpyruvate isomerase family mycothiol-dependent enzyme, whose product is MNHLWELIHTERAALADDLAGLDEEQWQLHTLSTAWTVEQAVAHLTAGASTGFWAWIRSIVGAGFNADRHNQRRLEERLGATPAGTLEQFRATIDSTVSPNGTLQAWLGEVVIHGEDIRVPLGLRRTYPDEVLVTLLDFFESSNFTVPSKARARGLTLVARDVHHWVGAGPEVEGTALDLIMAMAGRPVPAERFRGAGALDFDARGHEPSQRR
- a CDS encoding NAD(P)-dependent oxidoreductase, with the protein product MKIGIIGATGMAGQEIYREAARRGEEAVAIVRDAAKARELLGAEAAVVEKDAFDLTAADLAGFDAVVDAFGTSPDQAHTHNDLTRQLVQAAPASDQASPRLLFILGAGSLTNPETGRLAIEDIRKAPGSEAWISIPEAALEQLEYLRAVDSVDWVGVSPQMMFTPGEATTPQVGQDSLLTAADGGSHTTAGTMAVGILDELQNPSYRNTRFTVSDA
- a CDS encoding ArgP/LysG family DNA-binding transcriptional regulator, encoding MNTEHLRALAAAVDEGTFDAAAALLRISGSAFSQRIKALERDAGQVLLTRTVPVGTTAAGDRMLRLARQVTVLEDETRRSLGQGTGGRTVLSVAVNADSMATWFVEVLRQAATWDDAVLQLHLEDQEHTHELLRSGTVIAAITEDPSPVSGCLSMELGAMDYHAVAASALLDRYRREDGSVDFDAVPVQEFGTRDNLQRSRLAAWRADQASRGSSVTGGGSRGTRGDQRGSQSGGRSGDDGMSEAGPPRHQVPTVGGFNAAVAAGLGWGMIPAGQLPEGVLEGTHSDLVAIPELGQSRVALHWQRWTAGTEALDRLTAAVQQAARHMA
- a CDS encoding PhzF family phenazine biosynthesis protein → MDQPAAPAPRLTTRPFSQVNVFSAEPLAGNPVAVVHAADGVAEEQMAAFARWTNLSETTFLLTPTDPAADYRLRIFTPGGELPFAGHPTLGSAHAWLVAGGRPATEGRVAQECAAGLITLRLEQGDGRAHDAGRLAFAAPPLARSGPVDPADVDRALTEVGLEQTDLVDAAWVDNGPGWMGLLLTDAEAVLRAASQAGSELKIGLVGPHRSVAAPADVEVRAFVPGLGIPEDPVTGSLNAGLAQWLIGAGRLPARYVAAQGTALARAGRVHVEQDATDPETIWVGGDCVTVLDGTVRM
- a CDS encoding LysE/ArgO family amino acid transporter, coding for MTIFLTGLLTCLALIVAIGAQSLFIMRQAIRRDRLLLALAVCLVGDIVLITAGTAGVGVITENAPWLLEVLKWGGVAYLLWFAYSSFRSAFGARRSMAVSADDGDEADAEHVGGARPGAAVADDAGEGCAPGGEPALVGAGAGVGRGTGAAGGPATGTLSVVSDRQRLSVRMDRSGGRQRALTPVWTVVLTALSVSLLNPHAILDTVVMLGTLANSYGAEKWIFAGGALTGSAIWFLTLGFGVRALAPLLDTPRTWKMVDIVVGSVMVFIAGSLAFG
- a CDS encoding NUDIX hydrolase codes for the protein MQNSVPDGSSATQPIEVAAVVLYRPDGKVLTVRKAGTTMFMFPGGKHQDDEAPLDTAIRELAEETSLAVPPEDLEHIGAWDTPAANENGHQLHSEVFVLLRPLARNEVPEANAEIEELVWMDPAAPEAPAGHGIAPLLRAVFPDLARCRPF
- a CDS encoding carboxymuconolactone decarboxylase family protein; protein product: MTTHYHSPEDLDRLSEYKELAGPEFAAYAKFDGSIGREGGAIDLLNRELIAVGVAISSQCPYCIQVHVTQAKKAGATKAQVAEASMIAAALGAGAAVTHGTMAFRLYDEA